ATGAATCCTACGGTAACTGGCATGGCTGTAGTGTGTGAGGGATGGAGAGGTGTAATTTTATTGTTCAGGCTGGTTGCCTGCTTCTTGTTGGGGCGCGGGGATATCGGCCGCTTCGACGATGAGGTCGAATGCGCGTTTTTCAATGACGCGAACAGGGGTACCCTTGATGAGTAGTCCTTGTCGAGAGCAAACCTCGTAAATTTCTCCATGAATGAGGGCTTTACCGTTCGGTTTCAGTTCCGTAACCGTTTCTCCGAGAGAACCGATGGTAGCTCCGGTAGCGGAGACGCCGACTGCGGCACCTGCGTCCTGGCCTCCGCTGACGGAGTTGTTGGACAGGGAGCGGAAGAGAGGGGAATCCGGCAGGAAACGCATGAGCAACATGATGAGTACCATGCCTCCCGCCATGCCGACAGCAAGCTTGGTCAAAGGAAGAAGGGAAACGCTGGCGATGGATTCCACGGAGAAATCTCCTGACCGCAACAGGGAATTGATGTCAGCCAGGCTGATCATGCCGCTGAACAGGGCGGCGATGATTAACAAGACGCCCAGCAGTCCGCTAACGAAGGTTCCGGGAACCAGAAAAATTTCAACGAGCAACAGGATGCATCCGACGACGAACAATGCCGCCGTTTCATAACCTGCCAGGTTGCCGGCGATGTGATTGCCGAAAAAGAAGAGGGCAAATGCCAGGGCGGCAATGGCTCCGGCGATTCCGAATCCCGGAGTTTTCATTTCGATATAGGCGGCCCCCATCCCTATCAGGATGAGGAAGGGGGAAGCCCAGGCGATCCACAAGGCAATGCGTTCGAATCCGGTTGGCGTAGCTGTAACGACTGGGGCTGTTATGTGTTCCCTCTCCAGCAGTTCCTTGACATTGTTGACGATACCTTTGGCCAGCAACGGTTTGCCGTCGGAACCGGGAGAAACTGCTTCTTTGCCTGTCAGGGTAAGGAGTTCTCCTTTGGCCAGTTTGACGGGGCCGAAGGTTTCGTCTTTGGATGCAGGGATCATCATGGCCCGGATGAGTTCCGAATTATGATTTTTTTCTTCCACGACGGAACGGGTGAAGGCGGAAAAGGCACTTTCTACCTTTTTGCGCATCATCGGGTCCATTTCTTCACCAGTGGAATTGACGATACCTGCGGCGCCGATGGAAGATACGGGGGCCATATAGATGGAATCGCAGGCGGACGCAACAAGGGCACCGGCGGACATGGCCTTGGTGTTGACGAAGGCGAAGGTTGGAACTTTCATGGGATAGAGGCCTTTCATCATCAGTTCGCTGGTTTCCCAGGCGAGGCCTCCGGGAGTGTTGAGTTCAAAGACGATAGCCGCAGCCTGTTCGTCGTTGGCCCGTTTCAGGGTACGGTTCATGAAGCCGAAGCTCTGAGTATTGGCCAAGGTTTCTTCACCGATGGGAATGACGACGACTTTCCCGGTGTAGTAAATCTTGTTGTCATTGTCTTGCTCGGTTGCCCCGGCTTTCGGAATCATGCCGAACATGGCAATCAGCATGAAAATGATAAAGTTCCAATATCGCATGGTGTCTGACGTTACCACAAGGACTTCCCATTGGCAATGCCAGTTGGCTTCATCCTGTCGTGTTTGTTGTTGATGACGCTTGTAACTTTGCCGGAATGTGTCTGTTTTATCCGTATTTTAACGTATCTGCTTGTGAAAGGTTGCCGTTTTCTTATCGTATCTTGACAAGATCATGAGAAAAATCATCCAATTCATTCTGTTAGCCGGCTCCTTGCTCCCGTGTCTTGCCGCATTGCCTTCCGTTGGGAATACCTCTTTCAAACCGGGGCAGCTTTGGTACGACGACAAAGGGGTTGCCATTAATGGTCATGGGGCCGGTTTTTGCAAAGTGGGGAAGACGTATTACTGGTTTGGCGAGCACAAGGTGGAAGGCGATGCCGGTAATTATGCCCAAGTAGGGGTGCATTGCTACTCATCCAGGGATTTGTATAACTGGAAGGATGAAGGGATTGCCCTGGCTGTCGAGGAATCCCCGGATAGCCCTATTGCCAAAGGGTGTATTTTGGAACGTCCCAAGGTGATCTACAATAAAAAGACCGGCAAGTATGTGATGTGGTTCCATCTGGAACGCAAAGGCCATGGGTATGGCGATGCCATGAGCGGGGTTGCCGTCAGTGACAAAGTGACCGGTCCGTACAAATTTCTTCACGCCCTGCGTGCGAATCCGGGCAAATGGCCTCTGAATATGCCCGAGAAGGAGAAGACCATGGAAAATGCGCCGAAGGCTCCTTCTCTGAATTCGAGCAATTATCCGGATGGCATGAATGAATATGCCATGTTCAAACGGGATTTTGAAAAGGGGCAGATGGCCCGCGACATGACCCTGTTTGTCGATACGGATGGAAAAGGGTACCACATTTTCTCCTCCGAGGAAAACGGGACGATGCATATTGCCGAACTATCCGATGACTTTACGACGCATTCCGGGAAGTTCGTCCGCGTGTTTCCGGGGCGTTTTATGGAGGCTCCCGCCATTTGCAAAAAGGACGGATTCTATTACCTGATAGCCTCCGGTTGTACGGGCTGGGCGCCCAATACGGCACGTTCCGCCTATGCGAAAAATATTCTGGGCCCGTGGACAGAGTTGAAGAACCCTTGTGTAGGTCCCAATTCCCATACGACTTTCGGAGGACAAAGCACGTTTATTCTTCCGGTTCCTGTTCGCGGGAAAATGGAGTATGTGTTCATTGCCGACCAGTGGCGTCCGGCCAATGCTATCGATGGTCGTTATGTATGGCTGCCGATTCAGTGGGACGGCCACCAGATGAAGATCGAGTGGAAGGACGAGTGGAGCCTGGATAAGCCGAAATCCTGATAGATAGGAGTTCTCCTGACGTTTTCTCTCTGTTTGATAAGCCCGGTATCTTGATGATACCGGGTTTTGTCATGTTGTGCGTCAGGGTTTCAACGTCGGATAGCGGTAAATTGTTTCAGAGGTAGGCGGAGAAAGCCATAATGGTCTTTTTCCTCTGGAACTGATTAAGGAGGGATCAAACATGAAAAACGCATGGATGACAGTAGCCGCAGTGGCGGGATTGGTGTTATGGAGCTCCTGCTCCTCGGTGGGAACGGACGGGGACAATGGCTTGGCGGTGACCTCTCCGGGGGAACCTGCCTACCATGGCAGGAACTACAGGGATAATGCTCTGATGGCCGATGCTTCCGGCAAAGCATTGAAGATGCACGTTTCGATCGACAACCAGAAGGGTACCCTGTTCGTCGACGGAAAAAAGGCGCTTGTCTTTCCCCTGAGTACGGGTATTCCCGGTCACTCCACCCCGAAGGGGAACTTCAAAATCTATGGCAAGGAACTCGTTCATTATTCATCCCTTTACGGCAGCATTTACAACGATGACGGCAAGCAGGTCGTCCGGTATGCGGACAGGAGGAAGAACAGCGTACCGGCCGGGGCCAAATTTTCCGGAGCTCCCATGCCGTACACAATGTGGTTCAGCGGCTCCTGTGCTCTTCATGAAGGAGAAGTGCCGGATCCTCCCATGCTGGCGTCACACGGGTGTATCCACTTGCCGCAGGAAGTTGCCAGAGAACTGTATGAGCTGTGTCCGGTCGGGATGACCGTGACCGTCTCCAATTAATCCTGCTTTATTCCATGGGGAATCTCATGCCCCAGGAAGCCCGGATTGCATCCATGAGGCACATCATGCGGAGGGTTTCCTCGTGGGGCATATCGGGGCATTCCGTCCGTCCATCTCGGATGGCCTGTGCGCAAGCCTCTACCTGGTACTCATAACCGCTGATTTGGGGAGGGACGTCGTAATGGGCGGAGAGTTCGCGCTTGAGGTTGTAAACGTTAATTCCTTCGCAGTTGTTGATGTTGGTCACGGAGATATAGCCTTTGTCTCCGAAGATGTAGCCGTGGCGGTCCGTCATGGCCAGCATGTTGCTGTGGAGGCAGGCCATGCGTCCGTCTTCGTAGCAGAGGGTGATGCTGTTGGAAGCATCGACTCCACGATCGGTCATGATGGCGGAACTGATGGTCTCCCGAATGTCGTGGCCGAAAAACATGGCGGCGAAGTTGAGCGGGTAAATACCCAGATCAAGCAAGGCACCTCCGGCCAGGGCCGGATCTTGCAGCCGTCCGACATGTCCAAGGGAATAGCCTAGGTTGGCCGACAACGAGGTTGCCGTGCCGATGGCTCCGCCGGCAAGGATCTCGTCGATTATGCGGCGGGAAGGCATGTAGCGCGTCCAGATGGCTTCAGCAAGGAGTAATCCCCGGGCACGGGCCAGAGCAATGATGCGTTCGGCTTCGGTTGCATTGACAGTGAATGCTTTTTCACATAGGACGTGCTTGCCGTGGCTAAGGCAGAGCTCGGCGTTTTCTGCGTGCTGGGAGTGGGGGGTAGCAATGTATACCAGCTCGATGTCCGGATCTTTCATCATGGATTCATAGGAACCGTAGGAACGGGCTATACCGTGGGCGTGCGCGAATTCCCGGGCTTTATCCGGAGTTCGCGAAGCGATGGCGACGCATTCGGCTCCCTCCATCCGGGAGAGAGTATGAGCCATGGTAGAAGCGATGGAACCGGCTCCGAGGATGCCGATTTTTAACGGGGATGTCGTGTTCATGGTCATGAAATTGTTGTGATGGGAAAACGGAAATATGGACGTCAGTGGAAAACCGGGCTTTTGCGTTTCCATTTACCGTCGCCGACAGAGAGTACCTGAATGTGGACTTTTTCCAGCCCGGCATGTCGGAATCCCAGTTTTTTGGCGGCAGCGGAACTCAGGTCGATTACTCTGCCTTTAACGAAGGGCCCCCGGTCGTTGACCCGTACCTTGACGGATTTCCCGGTACGGAGCGATGTGACCCGAACTTCGCAGGGAAGGGGCAGGTACGGGTGTGCTGCATGCAGGTGCCAGGGACGAACATCTTCTCCGATGGAGGTTTCTCCGGAACTGAACCCCCAAAAACCGGATTCGTCGTAGTGGGAAGCGATTCCCGTTTGAGAAAAATACAAGGCACGTTCGACGCTCATCGGTACATATTTTTTACCGCGGATCGTGTAGGGACGAGTCATATAGCCCGGATAGTCTTCCGATTTGGGGGACGACGAACACGAGGGGAGAAAAATGCCCAGCAGGGCTGCGATGCTGACCATGCGCCATTCTTTCATGCCATTATCGTATAAGACGGTTGTGGAATTTGCACAATGCAAAAAGAACATCCGTTATAGGTTCGTCCATCTTCCTGTTTGACACGCAGGGTGAAGTCCTGCACTTTATGGGCGTCATTACCATTTTTTCCAGTTTGTTATCGCATGATGCCGGTTGCCTTTGTCCCTCACGATTTTTTTTGCCGTTATTCACCGATGGATATATTCGGTTCGCCCGAGCCTTTCGAGGTTGATTTGGGGTGTGGCGATGGCGGTTTCCTTTTGCAGATGGCGGCCCATTTCCCCGAACGCCGTTTTTTGGGGATCGAACGTTTGCTGGGGCGTGTGCGGGGTGTTTGTACTCAGGCGGAAAAGGAGGAATTGCAGAATGTGCGCGTTCTGCGCATCGAGAGCTCCTATTTTCTGGAGTGGTTTCTGGAACCCGGCTCCATTTCGCGTTTGCACTACCTTTGTCCGGATCCCTGGCCGAAAACGCGTCACCACAAAAACCGTCTTATTCAGGATAGCCTGATGCCCGTTCTTCACACCGCCTTGGCTAATGAAGGGGAATTCCTCTTCAAGACTGATCATGAGGAATACTATGAATGGGTGCTCGACCATATTGAGCGTAGCGGTCTTTTCAGCAGCCTCTCCTGGGAAGAAGATGCTTTCTTCTATCCCAAAACGGACTTTCAACTCCACTGGGAAGGTATGGGAAAGACGATTTACCGAGCTCGATTCGTGAAGAAAGTGTAAGCGTCAGCATTGTTTTAGGGCGTATTTATAGAAAATTTTTGTCCAGATAAAGATTCCAGTAATACTTGCAGCAAACGTGATCAATAAGAGAAAGATCTGGATAAATGCAATTGTTTTTTTCTTGCAGGAATGACAGTTGAACAATCCTGCCGGTCAAATAAAAGAATAACATAAAAATCAGTGCAATGGCCGAACTTGCTTTTGCACTTGCAATCCATGGATGGATTATGTCGATCCGGCGCTCTGCCAAATAGAGCAGAAATATTGCCGGGATGATGAATCCCCCCCCAGAAGAGGTAAAAGGGGAGCATGCGTTGAAAGTTGGAATACATGGCATGGTTGGTTATTTGTTGGAAAGGTGAGGACATATATCGAAACTGGCTTTGCCGGTTTGCGTTTGTCCCATACGTCACATGCCGGAGAGCTATCTATCTTGAAGAATGTCTGAATAATCAAAATATTCAATGAGGAATTATCTTCTTGTTCATCAAATGGGGGGAGCGAGGGGTGGGGAAGTATTCAGGCAAGTCATGATATCGGCTTGACGGGGCGTTTGTTCGGGAGCACGGTTCCCGGTAACTTCGAATGGATTATTACCCTTTGTAGATCGTCATGAATTCTCCTCTTTCCCGATTTGGACTGACTTCCGAAGAACGCGTCCTGCGTGCAGTTGATTCCATCCGCCGTGGCAGCGGGGTTCTTCTTGTCGATGACGAAGATCGCGAGAACGAGGGAGACTTGATTTTTGCCGCCGATAGCATGACTGTACCGCAGATGGCGCAAATGATTCGCCATTGCAGCGGCATCGTCTGCCTGTGCTTGACGGAAGGAAAAGCGGATGAACTGGGGCTGCCTCTTATGGTTTCCAACAATACGAGCCGCTATGGTACTGCCTTCACCATTAGCATTGAAGCTGCCGAAGGCGTGACGACTGGAGTCTCGGCTTCCGACCGTATCGCGACCATTCGTGCGGCTGTCGCTCCCGGCGCTTGTCCGGAAGACTTGTCGCATCCCGGTCATATTTTCCCCCTTCGCGCTCGCTCCGGCGGTGTCCTGACCCGTCCCGGACATACGGAGGGTACTGTCGATTTAGCTCGTCTGGCTGGTCGTTCTCCGTCTGGTGTCTTGTGCGAATTGACTAACGAGGACGGTTCTATGTCCCGCCTCCCCGAAGTCGTCGCGTTCGCCGAAGCGCACGGATACCCTGTCGTTGCCATTGCCGATCTGGCCGATTACCTTCGTAATCATTCCGGCGAATAATCCGGAAGGTCAATCTTTCTTCATCCCTTCCGCAGAACAATTTTACGAAGAGTATTGAAAAAAGGATCGTAGAAGAAGCGTGAATGGAATTCCTGCTTCGACGTTTCTAGGGATTCGATTTTCTTGATTGGGGAAAACCGATTTTCCTGTTTGACTTTATTTGACGATGAACCATATTTATCCCAAGTCCCAAAAGTGAAAATGCATTGATGATCGTAAAAAAATTGTGATGAGAACGATGCTTTTTGTATTTTTTGAATTGGTAGATAGCTTTTTATTGATTAAAAGCTTATCGCCTTTTGTCCAATATGAAGGGGAATTGCTTTATTTTAGAATATCCGGTATTCCCATCCTCCTGTTGACTGTTGGGATATGGTGGTGCCAGGACTTTTTAGGATTCAATTTATGTTTGCTGATCAGTGTGTTTTCTGCTTTATGGTTGTTTGTGACTCTTTGCCTTAGAGAGGTGTGGTCGGATCGTCACAGTAAGTCGGAACGCTGATTGTTCCGATCAGTTCATCTGAAAATGGAAAGGCGATTGGAAAAACTGGTGTACCGGAGATGGGACGGGAACATGTTTAGCTGTGTAATATTTTTCAATTAAGTTGTTTGTGAGATATGCTAAATGAGGTTTCTTGACTCCCGGAGAGTTCATGCGGAATGATGGATCAAGGTTGATTACCTGTTTGATCCCCCCATTTATACCTATTCCGATGAAAACCGTATTTCTGAGTTTTGCCGATTCCCGCATGTACAAGGCAGTCCAGCGTCTGCGTATCCAGGCTGAAGGCATGCGTTTTTTTGATAAGATCCATGTTTGTAATGAGCATGATTTGGATGATTCTTTTCGTTCTTCCTACGGGGAGAGAATGTATCTTGGAAGCAGAGGATTTGGCTATTGGGTATGGAAGCCTTACTTGATCCGTCGCGTGTTTGACGAGCTGATGCCCGGAGACTTGCTATTCTATTGCGATGCGGGATGCCACTGGAACCCAGCCGGAAGATGGCGACTGGAATTTTATGCAGAACGTCTTCGTGAGGCAACCTGTGGAGTCATGGGGTTCCAGCTTGAGGTGATTCATCCCGAATTCCGTTGGACAAAGGGTGATTTGCTGGATTACTTTGCGGTACGGGAAGACAGGAATCTTCTTCTTTCCCCCCAGATATGTTCGACACATGCTTTTTTCTGCAAAAACAAGTTGTCATCCGATTTTCTGCATCAATGGCAATTGCCCTATCAACTTGATTTTTCCTTGGTGGATGATACTCCTTCTCGTTCACCCAATTTTCCGGGATTTGTCGAACACCGGCATGATCAAAGTATTTTTTCTATTCTTTGCAAGCGAATGGGCGCGGAAATCCTTTCCGGGCAGGAAACGTATTCTTCTCGTTGGGAAGATCTGATGTTCTACCCCATTCACGACAGGCGTTCCTGCTGGAGATGATCTTCGGGACAATGGATTGTTAGGCCTACTTATTCCCGTGTTTCCGCTTATATGGGGGATCAATTCCACCAGATATTGGGATAGAACCATAAAAAGCGCTCTTACTGGAAGAATGCTTCAGATAAAATTTGGCGGACAGGGTGGGATTCGAACCCACGGTGCGGTTTCCCGCACGCCGGTTTTCAAGACCGGAGCCATAAACCACTCGACCACCTGTCCGTGTGAGGAGGATTCTGCATATTTTGTCATTAAGGGCAAGAGTATCGTTCGACATTTTCCCAGTATTCCTGAGTGGAATACTCATGCAGGTGAGGATATGAAACAAGTCGTGCCCGTCTACAGATGAAGTAGGCCGGGCACGGGATAAGTGGATGCGGAATGGCGTTTATTTACTTTGCGGCTGGTCGTTGAGGTTGAGGACTCCCAGGACGGACATGGCCGAGTTTTTATCTGAACCGTTGGAGGAGGGTAGATAGATTTTGGCGTTGTTGAGCATGTTGTCGTACATTTTTGCCCTCAGCATGTTGGGGCCCATGGCTTTTTCCTTGAGAGCAAGGCCTTCGGCTTCTGCCTTGGCTTCGAGTATGGTACCTTTGGCCTTGGCTTCTGCTTTGAGAAGGGAGACTTCTGCTTCGGCTTTCCCTTGGGCTATGCGTCCCTGGGCTTCCTGTTTGGCTATTTCGTATTTGAGAGTTCCTTCGGCTTCGCCTTTAGCTTTTTGGATGGCGATGTCTTTTTGGGCGATTTCCAGTTCGATGGCTTTACGTTCGTTTTCCTGTGTGGCTTTGACTTTGTTGACGACGGCTTCGATGATGGGGGTCGGAGGGTTGGTCTCACCAACGGCAACGGAGTCGACGACGAACGGGGTTTGTTCCAGGCGCCTTCTGACCTGGGTGAGGACATCGTCGGATATTTTCTGGAGGTTGCTGGAGGCGTCGAGTGCGGGGTATTTGCTTAATTCTGTACGAACGGCGGTGCGGAAGGGTTGCTGGATGAAGTTTTTGTATGCAAACCCCATGATTTCATCGGCGTCTTCATCGTCGTTTTTCCCGCTGGTTTGAGCGATGCCGCCGTATTGTTCCATGAATTCCTTAATTTTTTTAGGATTGAGGCGGAAGACCATGGATGCCTGGCAGGAGATGGGAAGTTTGTCTTTGCCAAGGATTGCGGTGTTGTCTTTGGTGGAGAAGTGCTCGATGGTTGTTTCCGGGGTGATGGAAACTTTGCTGACGGCGCGGCGCCAGGTGAAACCGGTGGAGGCGGGGCCGATGAGGACTCCTTGGAATTCGTTGCTGCCGATGATGGGTTTGGTGTAAACGTATCCGGCAAATCCAGAGAGGACGCGATGGTTTCCCATGTTGTTGTACAGGAAGATTCCGGTACCAAAGATGATTGCAAGGGTTGCAAGGGTGCCGAATTTTATGCTAAGCAGGGAAGATTGTTGTGCCATTGAAGTAGGGGGGGTGTTTTCCAGTATAGCCGTATTTTGGATGAATTGGCAATACGTAAATAGGGGCTGGGGAGCGGGCCCAATTTGGCTTTCGACCTCTCTTCTCTGTTCTCTGTCAGATGGATGAGACCCCTATTTTGAGGTTTTATCCTGGGATTTGTCGCAGGGTACGAGGAGTTCTTCTTTGCTGAAGGTGCGGAAGGCGATTCCTTCTGCAAGGTCTTTCTTACCGGCTTCGTAAAGGATGCCGATTTGTCCTGTGTTCAGGATGATGAGGTTGGAGTATCCGGATGGACCTTCGTAAACGGTTTTGGCGTAGGGCCAGGATTCACCGCCGTTGGTGGAGGTGCGGATGGTTATGTTTTTTCTGGCGCGTGGTGTGGCGGCAGGGTTGGAAAAGTAGAGGGTGTTCTCTGTGTTGTAGTCGCGGGCGATGGAGCCTTGGCAGACGGGACAGGGCAGGGCGAGCTCAAGTTTCAGAGGGGTCCAGGTGGCTCCTCCGTCGTGGCTGGTTCTGATGCCGCGCATGCCTTTCCCATGGGTTTGCATGCGCATGTTTTGCACAAGTACGTCGGTCGCTGTTTCTGCAATCTGGCTTTCGTTTGATCCGATGCCGGCTGTTTCGCCGATGTTCCAGGTATCTCCGGCGTCGTCGGAGTAGATGCAGTGGGCCTTGTATTGCCTGTCTGCATCGCTGTGATTGGCCGGGATGACGAGGCGTCCTTTGTGGCGACCTTCTCTGATTTGAATGCCGGAGCAGGGACCGGTGGCGTACCAGCGCCAGTCGTGCTTTTTGGTTTGGGCGGTGATGTTGCGCCGTTTGCTCCATGTGAGCCCATCGTCGTCTGAGTGCTGAATGTACACTTCACGCGTGGCTTTGCCATCCATGATGGCGTATTCGCTGGCGTTTGAACCACAGGATATCAGGAATATTCTACCGGTGGCACTGTCGACGACAGGGGCAGGGTTGCCACATTGGTTGTCGCCGTCGTCCTGGACGATGATGAGATCGCTCCATGTTTTCCCTCCGTCTGTAGAACGGCTGGCTACGATATCGAGGTTGCCGTGGTCTGCTGTGCTGTTGACGCGGCCTTCAGCGAAGGCGATCAGGGTGCCTCGGGGGCTTTGGACGATGGCGGGGATACGATAACATTTGTATCCGCCTTCCCCCGATTTAAAGATGTAGGGGATGGAAGTCAGAGCTGAAATCCCCTCCGAGCCGTTCTCTTGGCAGAAGGCAGAATTGGCTTGCAGGGAGTAACATGCCAAAGCGCCCAGTAAGGACAAGGTGTATATTTTCCTATTGGTAAACATTGCTTTACGACAGGGAGGGGATGTTTGGGAGTCATGTACAAAATGCCTCTTTCACGATTGATTGCAAGAATCCCTTGCCATTTCCGTAAAAAGACCACTTGTTGTGTTTTCGCAGGTTATAAATAACTGATAATAACGTGTTATTTCTGGAGGACAAAAATAAAAAAACCAATTACGAACAGCCCATGTTATTGTGGTTCATGGATGATTGAAGCACCTTGGCAAAAATCGGGAATGATATATGTGCTGTGAAGTGGTTTTCCTTCACGCAGGATTCTCAGCATGCGGATGAGGCGGCGTACTGTTTTACGGATGTTGGATTTGTAATGAGCGATGGGAGGCAGGATGTGTTCCAGAACGGGGTTGTAACTGAGACTGATGATGCTGATTTTGTCCGGAATGGGGAGTGAATGCGCTGCTGCCCAGGACATGAGGGTGATGGCATGCTGGCTTCTGAGAACAACAAATGAGGTGATATCCGGGTGGGCGTCGAATGTGTTGTTCAGAAGATTGAAAAATTGATCCGTTTGGTCTGGAATGGGAATGAAGAGCGGGTTCCATTTTTCACCTTGGAATTCAAGGAAAGCTTTTTTCATTAATTGGTTGCCTTTGAGAGGAGAGTCCGGAATGCAAAGGACGGATGTATGGTGCCCACGGCTCCATAGGTGGGTAGCCGCATGCCGTGCTGTGGCTTCCCAGTGAGTATCGATGAAGGGGAGGCAAGCCGATGTGTGGCTACTACCCCGGACGAGACATGGGATGGCGCGTTGTTTGAACCAAAGCTGGGTTTCTTCAGAAGTCTGGTAAAGGATCCAGCATATGTGAGGGGAGGCGTGGACGAGTCGGTCCAATTTGGGACCGGGTTTTTTCCCCATGGCCCAGGGGATTTCGTAAACCCGGAGCTGTAGATTGTCGTACTCGAGAACTTTTTCTATTTCATAGAGTTCAACGAGTACTTGCTGAGGCATTCTGTCGATTGGTATCGGAGTGATCAGGCCGATGATCTCGGAAGGTTGTTCTTGTAGTGGAGCTTGTACATCGTGATCCGGTGTGTAGCGGGTAATGATACGAGGCCTGTTGTGCTGCGGCGGGGCAATCCAGCCATTTTCTTCCAAGTTGGAGAGAGCTTTTCTGATAGTTTCCCGGCCTACGGAGAGTATGTTGGACAATTCTCTTTCGGAGGGGAGGGCATGGTTCCATCTTTTTCCGATAATCATGTCCCTGATATGATTGGCAATTGTTTCCGTCTGGATGGGGGAAGGCTTCCGAGGCATGATGGGAAAGTACTCTTTCCCGATGTGGGATTCCAGTGATTTCTTATGTGTCTCTTTTTAACGGGAAATGAGGGAATTTATGAGAGTAATCCGGAAATGCCGTTGATCTTAACACAGGAAGATGGTAATGCACTGCTTGTCGCAGATGGAAGAGACGTGTTCATTTCCAGATACGGTTTACGTCTGGTTGTCAAGATGAAGAATGAAAATCTCAAAGGCCATTTGGCGATGCTCGGATGCAATACAATGTGGGGGTTGATGGCTCCCATGTGCAAGTTTGCGCTTCACACAGGTGAAATCAGTTCTGTAGCAATGGCTTCTTTCCGTATGCTGGGGGCAACGTGTCTGTTCTGGCTGGCTTCAGGTTTTACTCGGCAGGAAAAGGTGGCTTCCAAGGATATGCTGATGCTGTTTTTTGCGGCTTTGTTCGGTATCGTTCTGAATCAGGGGTCTTATACTTTGGGGGTTGGCTTGACGTCCCCGGCCGATGCTTCGATCATTACGACGACGACTCCGATCATTGCCATGATTATGGCGGCATTTTACCTGAAAGAGCCTATTACGGGGAAGAAGGTGTCCGGCGTGTTTATGAGTGCGGTGGGGGCGGTGCTGTTGATTGCCGGCAGCGGACAGATTTCCGGAGGCGCGGATTCATCCGGCAATGTATGGGGGGATCTGCTGGTGCTTTTCGCGCAGATGAGTGTTGCCGGTTATTTTGTGTTTTTCAAGGGATTGATATCGCGGTATTCCCCGGTGACGTTGATGAAGTGGATGTTCATGTATGCTTCCATATGCTGGCTTCCCTTTGCGTATCATGATGTGGCTGCCATTCCATTTTCCTCGTTGTCGTTCTCCCTTTACGGGAGTACGGGGTACGTCGTATTTTTCGGTACGTTTTTGACGTATTTGCTGCTTCCCGTCGGGCAGAAGCGGTTGAGGCCTACTGTTGTCAGTATGTACAATTATGTGCAGCCTATCGTGGCTTCCGTCGTAGCGGTATGGTGGGGAATGGATACGTTCGGGGTACTCAAATTTCTGGCTGTAGCGCTGGTGTTTGGCGGGGTCTATATGGTGACTCAAAGTAAATCCCGGGAACAGATGGAAGAGGATCGTAAGGTTCGTCTTCGCCGTCGTATGGCGCTTTCCCGGCTCAAGAGAAGACGGGAAAACGTGTTGCCGAAAATTTCCGGAGGGAAAAAATCCGCCCCGGGCATGTAGCTACGGGACGGATGGTTGGTTGCTGGAGCTTCCGGGAGGTGCGCCAGG
This is a stretch of genomic DNA from Akkermansia sp. N21116. It encodes these proteins:
- a CDS encoding substrate-binding domain-containing protein, producing MPRKPSPIQTETIANHIRDMIIGKRWNHALPSERELSNILSVGRETIRKALSNLEENGWIAPPQHNRPRIITRYTPDHDVQAPLQEQPSEIIGLITPIPIDRMPQQVLVELYEIEKVLEYDNLQLRVYEIPWAMGKKPGPKLDRLVHASPHICWILYQTSEETQLWFKQRAIPCLVRGSSHTSACLPFIDTHWEATARHAATHLWSRGHHTSVLCIPDSPLKGNQLMKKAFLEFQGEKWNPLFIPIPDQTDQFFNLLNNTFDAHPDITSFVVLRSQHAITLMSWAAAHSLPIPDKISIISLSYNPVLEHILPPIAHYKSNIRKTVRRLIRMLRILREGKPLHSTYIIPDFCQGASIIHEPQ
- a CDS encoding DMT family transporter — protein: MKNENLKGHLAMLGCNTMWGLMAPMCKFALHTGEISSVAMASFRMLGATCLFWLASGFTRQEKVASKDMLMLFFAALFGIVLNQGSYTLGVGLTSPADASIITTTTPIIAMIMAAFYLKEPITGKKVSGVFMSAVGAVLLIAGSGQISGGADSSGNVWGDLLVLFAQMSVAGYFVFFKGLISRYSPVTLMKWMFMYASICWLPFAYHDVAAIPFSSLSFSLYGSTGYVVFFGTFLTYLLLPVGQKRLRPTVVSMYNYVQPIVASVVAVWWGMDTFGVLKFLAVALVFGGVYMVTQSKSREQMEEDRKVRLRRRMALSRLKRRRENVLPKISGGKKSAPGM
- a CDS encoding SPFH domain-containing protein gives rise to the protein MAQQSSLLSIKFGTLATLAIIFGTGIFLYNNMGNHRVLSGFAGYVYTKPIIGSNEFQGVLIGPASTGFTWRRAVSKVSITPETTIEHFSTKDNTAILGKDKLPISCQASMVFRLNPKKIKEFMEQYGGIAQTSGKNDDEDADEIMGFAYKNFIQQPFRTAVRTELSKYPALDASSNLQKISDDVLTQVRRRLEQTPFVVDSVAVGETNPPTPIIEAVVNKVKATQENERKAIELEIAQKDIAIQKAKGEAEGTLKYEIAKQEAQGRIAQGKAEAEVSLLKAEAKAKGTILEAKAEAEGLALKEKAMGPNMLRAKMYDNMLNNAKIYLPSSNGSDKNSAMSVLGVLNLNDQPQSK
- the ribB gene encoding 3,4-dihydroxy-2-butanone-4-phosphate synthase translates to MNSPLSRFGLTSEERVLRAVDSIRRGSGVLLVDDEDRENEGDLIFAADSMTVPQMAQMIRHCSGIVCLCLTEGKADELGLPLMVSNNTSRYGTAFTISIEAAEGVTTGVSASDRIATIRAAVAPGACPEDLSHPGHIFPLRARSGGVLTRPGHTEGTVDLARLAGRSPSGVLCELTNEDGSMSRLPEVVAFAEAHGYPVVAIADLADYLRNHSGE
- a CDS encoding sialidase family protein produces the protein MSLLGALACYSLQANSAFCQENGSEGISALTSIPYIFKSGEGGYKCYRIPAIVQSPRGTLIAFAEGRVNSTADHGNLDIVASRSTDGGKTWSDLIIVQDDGDNQCGNPAPVVDSATGRIFLISCGSNASEYAIMDGKATREVYIQHSDDDGLTWSKRRNITAQTKKHDWRWYATGPCSGIQIREGRHKGRLVIPANHSDADRQYKAHCIYSDDAGDTWNIGETAGIGSNESQIAETATDVLVQNMRMQTHGKGMRGIRTSHDGGATWTPLKLELALPCPVCQGSIARDYNTENTLYFSNPAATPRARKNITIRTSTNGGESWPYAKTVYEGPSGYSNLIILNTGQIGILYEAGKKDLAEGIAFRTFSKEELLVPCDKSQDKTSK